Proteins co-encoded in one Campylobacter iguaniorum genomic window:
- the traL gene encoding type IV conjugative transfer system protein TraL, which translates to MVKPDGYVEINKFIDTKPMFGNWEVDTLMVFSVFVGIAIMFTKGFIPFATFFGTGVLAATLYEKIKKSKIKGFFLHILYMLGIRQPKTLPPSYMRYYIGA; encoded by the coding sequence ATGGTGAAGCCAGATGGATATGTTGAAATAAATAAATTTATAGACACTAAGCCGATGTTTGGGAATTGGGAAGTTGATACCTTGATGGTATTTTCTGTTTTTGTTGGTATTGCTATTATGTTCACAAAAGGCTTTATTCCCTTTGCAACTTTCTTCGGTACTGGTGTACTAGCAGCTACACTGTACGAAAAAATCAAAAAATCAAAAATCAAAGGTTTTTTCCTGCATATACTTTATATGCTTGGAATTAGGCAACCTAAAACATTGCCACCATCTTATATGAGATATTACATAGGAGCGTAA